The following nucleotide sequence is from Fibrobacter sp. UWB13.
GGTATTGGAGATTGGATTTCTGCTCAATATGACCTCGGTGTACCGTTCTTGCAACAGGTACCCAGGGAATATGCGGACTATCTGCTTTTAAATTCGCAGATTCGTGAATACGATGCTGGCGAAATCATCCTCCAGGGCGGAGCCGAAGGCGATTGCTTCTGCGTCTTGCAGAGTGGACGCGTGATTATTTGCGGCCAGATTCTGCCGGACGGTCATTACAGCGCGCTTGCGACTTTGGAAAGCGGCTCTTGCTTTGGCGAAATGTCTGTCCTGTGTAACGAACCTATTGCCAATACGATTATTGCCGCCGAAGACGGCTGCACGGTGCTTCACATTCCGAAGGCTGAATTTTTGAAGTTCCTCGACAAGAATCCGAGCGCCTTGCTTTACCTTTACAAGGTGATGGCGGATCGTCTCCGTGCAAAGAACCAGGCGCTTGATGAATTCGAACGCTTGTCGCTTTTGGCTTCGGCGAAGGTTCTTCCGTTTATTGATTTTG
It contains:
- a CDS encoding cyclic nucleotide-binding domain-containing protein: MMSHTGIGDWISAQYDLGVPFLQQVPREYADYLLLNSQIREYDAGEIILQGGAEGDCFCVLQSGRVIICGQILPDGHYSALATLESGSCFGEMSVLCNEPIANTIIAAEDGCTVLHIPKAEFLKFLDKNPSALLYLYKVMADRLRAKNQALDEFERLSLLASAKVLPFIDFAQTMEKSRITGTVIFECSGESGFIAFQDGRICCAKCGKLAGPDALEKMLSWGDETLFKLDTHVMPDVVNINQMSDTTSLILDALRNIDEKQSARK